A genomic stretch from Chiloscyllium plagiosum isolate BGI_BamShark_2017 chromosome 45, ASM401019v2, whole genome shotgun sequence includes:
- the LOC122543974 gene encoding neutral alpha-glucosidase AB-like — protein MAALQAGDKGEKAAGPCCLCARNLRRLGCEGESKAAGLYRFTFLCFSEEKEEETVEDQEVKGESEAADEGTLEKPEDKDSQKESEEKEDESAMWEETFKTHTDSKPNGPSSVGLDFSLPGFEHVYGIPEHADSLKLKTTDGGDPYRLYNLDVFQYEIFNPMALYGAVPLLLAHNLRRTLGIFWLNAAETWVDISSNTAGKTLFGKMLDYVQGANEIPQTDVRWISESGIIDVFLLLGPSPFDVFRQYTSLTGTQALPPLFAISYHQCRWNYNDDEDVHTVDAGFDEHDIPYDVIWLDIEHTDGKRYFTWDPNKFPNPKEMLQNLAAKKRKMVSIVDPHIKIDSSYKIHTTIQSRNFYVKTKDGNDYEGWCWPGSAGYPDFTNPEMRSWWASMFAYDQYEGSMDNLYTWNDMNEPSVFNGPEVTMHKDAVHMGGFEHRDVHNLYALYVQMATSDGQIQRSGGTERPFVLTRGFFAGSQRYGEFFPLPPSPVH, from the exons ATGGCAGCCCTGCAGGCCGGGGACAAAGGGGAGAAAGCTGCAGGGCCCTG CTGTCTCTGTGCTAGAAATCTGAGGAGACTGGGATGTGAGGGTGAGAGTAAAGCTGCAGGACTGTATCGTTTCACCTTCCTGTGTTTTAGTGAGGAGAAGGAAGAGGAGACTGTGGAGGATCAGGAGGTGAAGGGAGAGAGCGAGGCTGCTGATGAAGGAACACTGGAGAAG CCTGAAGATAAAGACTCCCAGAAGGAGAGTGAAGAGAAAGAGGACGAGTCTGCAATGTGGGAGGAAACGTTTAAAACTCACACTGACTCCAAACCCAATG GACCGTCCTCTGTTGGCCTGGACTTCTCTCTTCCTGGTTTTGAACATGTTTATGGGATTCCTGAGCATGCTGACAGCCTGAAACTCAAGACCACGGA TGGTGGAGACCCGTACCGTCTGTATAACCTGGATGTGTTCCAGTACGAGATATTTAACCCCATGGCTCTGTATGGTGCTGTACCTCTTCTGCTAGCGCACAATCTCCGCAGGACTCTGGGCATCTTCTGGCTGAATGCTGCTGAGACTTGGGTAGACATCAGCTCCAACACAGCAGGCAAG ACTCTGTTTGGGAAGATGCTGGATTATGTTCAGGGGGCGAATGAAATTCCACAGACTGACGTGCGCTGGATTTCTGAGAGTGGGATCATCGatgttttcctgctcctgggcCCTTCTCCGTTTGATGTCTTCAGACAGTACACCTCACTGACAG GAACACAGGCTCTGCCCCCTCTCTTCGCCATCAGCTACCACCAGTGCCGCTGGAATTACAACGACGATGAAGATGTCcatactgtagatgctggttttGATGAGCATGACATTCCCTATGATGttatctggctggacatcgagcaCACTGATGGGAAGCGGTACTTCACCTGGGATCCCAACAAATTCCCCAATCCCAAGGAGATGCTGCAAAACCTGGCCGCCAAGAAACGGAAG ATGGTCAGTATAGTGGACCCCCACATTAAGATTGACAGCAGCTACAAGATTCACACCACCATCCAATCTCGCAACTTCTACGTTAAGACGAAGGATGGAAATGATTACGAAGGCTGGTGTTGGCCAG GTTCAGCTGGTTATCCTGACTTCACCAATCCGGAGATGCGATCTTGGTGGGCCAGCATGTTTGCTTACGATCAGTATGAG GGCTCCATGGATAATCTGTACACGTGGAATGATATGAATGAGCCCTCTGTGTTCAATGGGCCAGAGGTGACCATGCACAAGGACGCTGTTCACATGGGTGGCTTTGAACACCGAGATGTTCACAATCTTTATGCTTTGTATGTG CAAATGGCCACGTCAGATGGTCAGATCCAGCGGTCTGGCGGGACAGAGAGGCCCTTTGTCCTCACCAGGGGTTTCTTTGCTGGCTCCCAACGTTACGGTGAgttcttcccccttcccccatccccagTTCATTAA